A window of Trachemys scripta elegans isolate TJP31775 chromosome 9, CAS_Tse_1.0, whole genome shotgun sequence genomic DNA:
TGCCGGAGCTGAGCCTGCACGTGAGCGGTGCgggcagccccctcctgcccggCTGCGCCCGCCTGCGGGGCGACGAGACAGACGCCTTGCCGGAGCTGCTCTTCCCCTTCACCTGCCGCATGTGCGGGCTGGTGCTGGACGACGGCTTGGCGCAGGACGAGAGCCTGGTCGAGCAGATCTGCAGCCGCTGCAGCCTGGCCGTGCTGAGCACCGAGCCGGGCGACAGCCCCCCCGAGAGCGGCGCCAAGGGCttctcctgcagcctgtgctccTTCGCCACACACTACCCCAACCACCTGGCTCGCCACATGAAGACGCACAGCGGCGAGAAGCCCTTTGCCTGCCCCCTCTGCCCCTACGCCTCCGCCCACCTGGACAACCTCAAGCGACACCAGCGTGTGCACACGGGCGAGCGGCCCTACAAGTGCCAGCTCTGCGACTACGCCTGTGGCAACCTGGCCAACCTCAAGCGGCACGGCCGCATCCACTCCGGCGACAAGCCCTTCCGCTGCGGCCTGTGCAGCTACCGCTGCAACCAGAGCATGAACCTCAAGCGCCACATGCTGCGCCACACGGGCGAGAAGCCGTTCCGCTGCCGCCACTGCCCCTACACCACCGGCCACTGGGACAACTACAAGCGCCACCAGAAGATCCACGGCCCTGCTGCTGAGGGTTGGGCCAGCCCCCCGAGTGCCAAGCCCCGGCTGGCCCTGCCGCCCCCGGCTGCCTCCCTGCCCTAGGACCTGGGCCTGCCAGAACAGGCGCATGGCCTGGGGCCGaaatgctgctgctgggagcagccGGCAGGGCCTTGCTGGGCCTGTCCCTTCCTAGGGGGCATGGGGAGGAGCGAGTGCCTACGCAGGGGCTGGGAGGccatgggggcagggcccagcagggCTGCAGGTTCCCCCCTCATACAGGCTGGGCCTAGCCTGGGGGGTGGGAAGCGGGAACTCAGACCCATTGCTGCCCAGTAACTTGAGTTCCTCACCCCAGCCATGCCCAGCAGCGTCACTGCTCGGAATAAAAGCCTCTGCGTCCTGCAGGGCCGGGCAATGGCTGCCACCTTGCGTCCTCCCCCCGCCCATGGAGTCTGAGCCCCCAGTAGGCACTAGAGGGCTGGGTTGGGGACCCCTCCTCTGTCCCGTGAGGCTCAGGCCAAGCAGCGCCCCAGCTGTGTGTAGCTGCTGTCGGGGGAGGGAacagaccccccaccccccaatcataCACAGCTGTTCCTCGGAGCAGTTCTGCCTGGGCAATGGGGGCTCCGGGGCTAGGAGGCTGAGTGCTACGGGGcaccactcagctgctgccaccAGCCGGCCTCTGCCCGGGCAGCGCGTGGCAGCCTTGTCAGTGCCCACCGAGCGTGGCCCCTTCCCTCCGCCAGCGTCCTCgggtgcagcagggagaggggcgggggggaggctggCCTGGCCCCCTGACCCGGGGTGCATCTCAAGGCTGTGTAATTTATATTGTGTATAAAAGCATTAAAGTCAGTTTGGGTAGCTGGCCTCACTCTTTGGGGTGCAGAGCGGCGTCTGGCCAAGCCCAGGGGGGTGAGCGATACTGAGCCCCTCGGCCCCCAGGCACGGCCAAGAGCTGCTCGGGGGCTCCAGGAAAGGGggcacagcagcactgctg
This region includes:
- the ZNF513 gene encoding zinc finger protein 513 — encoded protein: MGFEKDSEVDSLVGKITIPAYSLSDDDYSSYRQLSVESDPEEGREPGPPALPCPQCGLQLAVRLGQRCPRCAGAEEGRGQRVVYSCQLCPFASHYSSHLKRHMKTHNGEKPFKCPHCDYASAQLVNLTRHKRTHTGERPYRCQACSFACSSLGNLRRHERIHSQDKPFQCSACDYRCNQSRNLKRHMLSHRQAEEGPCRRDKAQEPLLPELSLHVSGAGSPLLPGCARLRGDETDALPELLFPFTCRMCGLVLDDGLAQDESLVEQICSRCSLAVLSTEPGDSPPESGAKGFSCSLCSFATHYPNHLARHMKTHSGEKPFACPLCPYASAHLDNLKRHQRVHTGERPYKCQLCDYACGNLANLKRHGRIHSGDKPFRCGLCSYRCNQSMNLKRHMLRHTGEKPFRCRHCPYTTGHWDNYKRHQKIHGPAAEGWASPPSAKPRLALPPPAASLP